In the genome of Rickettsiales bacterium, the window GGTTTTATGATTTTAGTTGAGTGCCTTAGCTCTAAGCGACGTGGCGCTTGAGGGGCTGCTGGCTGCGGGGTCCCATTTGCTGGATGATATCGGCGGCGCATGCACTACCTAATTCGCCAGATTTTACGAAGTCCCAGCCTTGGGTTAGCCCGTAAAGGACGCCGGCAGCATAGAGGTCGCCCGCGCCGGTTAGATCCAACACGCGTCCTTCGATTTTCGCCGGAGCGATCTCATAGCTTGTGCCGTCATTGACGATGATCGAGCCGAACTCGCCGCGCGTGGTGCAGAGGGTTTCGACTTGGCCGGCAAACATATCCATATTTTCTCTGAGCGTGGGTTGCTCGCCTAGGGAGATCATCTCGCCTTCATTGGCGAAGAGGATATCGACATAGTCACGGATGAGGGCTTTGAATTCGTCGCGGTGACGGTCCACGCAGAAGATATCTGAGAGCGAGAAAGCTACTTTAGTGCCAGCTTGTTTCGCTACTTCAACCGCTTGGCGGATGGCTTGTTTGGCGGCTTCTTGGTCCCATAAGTAGCCTTCAATCAGCATCACTTCAGCATTCTGGATCAGCTCAATATCGATATCTTCAGGAGAGATTTCCGCGCAAGCGCCGATATAAGTGTTCATGGTGCGCTCGCCGTCCGGCGTGACCGAGATTAGGCAACGCGCTGTTGGCTTGCCGCTTGTGGCAGCCGGAGTCGGGAAGTTAATGCCGATAGATTCCATGCCGTCGCGGAAGCTGCTGCCCAGTTGGTCATTGCGGACTTTGCCGATGAAGGCGGTGCTTGCGCCGAGCTCTGCTAAGCCAGCTAGCGAGTTAGCAACTGAGCCGCCCGACATTTCCGTTTTATTGTTGCCCATTTTGCCGTAAAGGGTTGCGGCTTGGCTTTCGTCAATTAGCGCCATCGTGCCTTTGACCATGCCCTCGTCGGTGATGAAGCTTTCGTCGCAATGGCTGAGTACGTCAACAATAGCGTTACCGATTCCGGTTACTTGGTATTTGCGGTCTGTCATGATGGGTTCTTTCTAATTATGAAGTGAGTTTGTAAACTTCCGCGCCGCCAAGGATAGTGCGGATAGCGCGGCCTTTTGTTTTCGTATCGTCAAAAGGCGAGTTTTTCGATTTGCTGGCGAATTCTTTCGGATTAATCGTCCATTCCGTATCGACATCGATAAGGGTGAGGTCAGCCGGTGCGCCTTTGATAAGCTTACCTGCGGGGAGTTTCAGAATATTGGATGGCTTATCGGTCATTTTGCTGATGACTTCTATGAGGTTCATATCGCCGCGATGGTAGAGATCGAGTGATAGCGTCAACATTGTTTCCAAGCCGACGATACCAAAAGCCGCTTCGGAAATCGGCACGCGTTTGGATTCTTGGTCATGTGGCGCATGGTCGGTCGCGATCGCGTCGATCGTGCCGTCTTTGAGGCCTGCTAGCACGGCGAGTTTATCTTTATCAGCCCGCAGCGGTGGATTCATTTTCGAGAAGGTTTGGTAGTGCAGGCATGCTTCATCCGTGAGGTGGAAGTGATGCGGCGCCGCTTCGGCAGTTACGGGCAGGCCCTCATGTTTGGCGCGGCGTACGGCTTCGATCGCCTCAGCCGTAGAGATGTGCAATACATGGTATTTAGCACCTGTTAGGCGAACCAGTTGGATATCGCGATCGACAATTACGGCTTCCGATGCATTTGGGATACCGCGTAAACCAAGTTTAGTCGCGACAGGGCCTTCATTCATGCAACCGCCATTGGAAAGATTCAAA includes:
- a CDS encoding adenosine kinase, whose protein sequence is MTDRKYQVTGIGNAIVDVLSHCDESFITDEGMVKGTMALIDESQAATLYGKMGNNKTEMSGGSVANSLAGLAELGASTAFIGKVRNDQLGSSFRDGMESIGINFPTPAATSGKPTARCLISVTPDGERTMNTYIGACAEISPEDIDIELIQNAEVMLIEGYLWDQEAAKQAIRQAVEVAKQAGTKVAFSLSDIFCVDRHRDEFKALIRDYVDILFANEGEMISLGEQPTLRENMDMFAGQVETLCTTRGEFGSIIVNDGTSYEIAPAKIEGRVLDLTGAGDLYAAGVLYGLTQGWDFVKSGELGSACAADIIQQMGPRSQQPLKRHVA
- a CDS encoding dihydroorotase, coding for MSQQHFNKPTQHSGRTVYKNARVMDPATQLDATGSVLVEDGKVADFGAGLFMDGSTPDGAEVVDCEGHLLTPGLIDIQVHFREPGQEYKETIETGSKSAAAGGVTSVSTMPNTDPVIDDVAILEFLLKQGRETGYCRIHPYACVSKGMRGDALTEMGLLAKAGAVAFTDDGLPIMNAQLMRQALTYARELDVPIGQHAEDLNLSNGGCMNEGPVATKLGLRGIPNASEAVIVDRDIQLVRLTGAKYHVLHISTAEAIEAVRRAKHEGLPVTAEAAPHHFHLTDEACLHYQTFSKMNPPLRADKDKLAVLAGLKDGTIDAIATDHAPHDQESKRVPISEAAFGIVGLETMLTLSLDLYHRGDMNLIEVISKMTDKPSNILKLPAGKLIKGAPADLTLIDVDTEWTINPKEFASKSKNSPFDDTKTKGRAIRTILGGAEVYKLTS